The following proteins are co-located in the Tolypothrix sp. NIES-4075 genome:
- a CDS encoding type I restriction endonuclease: MNQTQPTRATVTSSIPRKLRRRFDFKQSVAAPSLLTWFEVIGYTVLLEQDIASLKYRIGRTSYTEVILRDRLYSALKRINPTLPDEAISAAISQITITDCNLLENNRSFHKFLTDGIEVEYLFNEQIVSDKVWLIDSDNLLNNDWLVIHPFTVVEGSHAHCPDVVVFINGLPLAVIVSIHASDEQATFKAGYERLQTYIQQIPKLFYYNTLVAITCGNRARVGTLTSDLQEFLPWRTIDGEDFPDSEATELEVLIQGVFDKRRFLHLLQHFIVFEDTEVGINKKILCRPFCTIPTKPYIQD; encoded by the coding sequence ATGAATCAAACACAGCCCACAAGAGCAACTGTGACGAGTAGTATCCCAAGAAAGCTTCGCCGCCGCTTTGACTTCAAACAATCAGTTGCAGCACCATCTTTGCTCACCTGGTTTGAGGTCATTGGCTACACAGTTCTGTTAGAACAAGACATTGCCTCTCTTAAGTATCGCATAGGGCGCACCAGTTATACTGAGGTGATTTTGCGCGATCGCCTTTATAGCGCTTTGAAGAGGATTAATCCGACTTTACCAGATGAAGCGATATCTGCCGCTATCAGTCAGATAACTATCACAGATTGCAACTTACTGGAAAATAACCGAAGTTTTCATAAATTCTTAACTGATGGCATTGAAGTTGAATATCTCTTCAATGAACAAATAGTTTCTGACAAAGTGTGGCTAATTGATTCGGATAATCTACTGAATAATGATTGGCTAGTTATTCATCCTTTTACTGTTGTTGAGGGGAGTCATGCTCATTGTCCTGATGTGGTTGTTTTCATCAATGGCTTACCTTTAGCAGTGATTGTCTCGATTCATGCTAGTGATGAACAAGCCACGTTTAAAGCAGGTTATGAACGACTTCAAACCTATATTCAACAGATACCAAAGCTCTTTTATTACAATACATTAGTAGCTATTACTTGTGGAAATCGGGCGCGAGTCGGTACATTAACATCGGATTTGCAAGAGTTTTTACCCTGGCGCACAATTGATGGCGAAGACTTTCCCGACTCGGAAGCAACTGAGTTAGAGGTACTGATTCAAGGTGTTTTTGACAAACGGCGTTTCTTACATTTGCTGCAACATTTTATAGTTTTTGAAGATACCGAAGTCGGCATTAATAAAAAAATCCTTTGCCGACCTTTTTGTACAATTCCCACAAAGCCCTATATACAAGATTAG